In one Bufo gargarizans isolate SCDJY-AF-19 chromosome 11, ASM1485885v1, whole genome shotgun sequence genomic region, the following are encoded:
- the LOC122921948 gene encoding GSK3B-interacting protein — MRSGTNESDSGAILYIGSDVMCNVSHYRKCPELYAVDRTEQKMEVDYNPVELPINTVYDSDSDLRDMEGTDVKDMRLEAEAVVNDVLFAVTNMFVSKTLPCAVDMAYINVEIKEGAKYCLELTDAGLRVVGFAFDQVDESCRSQYHETIYSLLDSLSPGYREAFGNALLRRLEELKSDGQS, encoded by the exons ATGCGGAGTGGAACCAATGAGTCTGATAGTGGAGCCATTCTGT ATATAGGAAGTGACGTCATGTGTAACGTATCACATTACAGGAAGTGCCCTGAATTGTACGCAGTTGACAGAACTGAGCAG AAAATGGAAGTAGACTATAATCCTGTGGAGCTGCCGATCAACACCGTCTATGACAGTGATTCCGATCTGCGAGATATGGAGGGGACAGACGTGAAGGACATGAGGCTGGAAGCCGAAGCCGTGGTAAATGACGTCCTGTTCGCCGTCACCAACATGTTTGTCTCCAAGACTTTACCGTGCGCGGTGGACATGGCCTACATCAACGTGGAGATAAAGGAGGGCGCCAAGTACTGCCTGGAGCTCACCGACGCCGGCCTGAGG gtGGTGGGCTTCGCGTTTGACCAGGTTGATGAAAGCTGTCGCAGCCAGTACCACGAGACCATCTACTCCTTGCTGGACTCTCTTAGTCCTGGCTACCGGGAGGCCTTTGGGAACGCGCTGCTGCGGAGGCTAGAGGAGCTGAAAAGCGATGGACAGTCCTGA